A region of Natribaculum luteum DNA encodes the following proteins:
- a CDS encoding NCS2 family permease encodes MGVTDYFELSEHGTDVGTETIAGVTTFLAMSYIILVNPFILANAIQLPNYNFIQTVQMIAIATILSSVVAIAVMAFYANRPFGLAPGMGLNAFFAFTVVLGMGIPWQTALAAVFVEGIIFIAITAIGAREYVIRLFPEPVKFSVGAGIGVFLLFIGLQEMAIVTADEATLVALGPIAQSPAALLAIVGLVGTFMLWARGITGSIIIGIVGTTLLGWLSWFVGLASTEEVAPEALVSDGELSFAAVTSPQYDITPLVGAFLEGLRDVDPLTFALVVFTFFFVDFFDTAGTLIGVSQFGDFLDDDGNLPDMDRPLMADAVGTTVGAILGTSTVTTYVESSTGVAEGGRTGLTALVVGLLFLVSLVAIPLIALIPAYASFLALVVVGVIMLQGVLDVDWNDPAWAVSGGLTITIMPLTYSIANGLAAGIIAYPLIKTATGDLEDVRLGQWLIAVALVGYFYVYTSGMLG; translated from the coding sequence ATGGGGGTTACAGACTACTTCGAGTTGAGCGAACACGGCACCGACGTCGGGACGGAGACGATAGCCGGGGTCACGACGTTCCTCGCGATGTCGTACATCATCCTGGTGAATCCGTTCATCCTGGCGAATGCGATCCAGCTCCCCAACTACAACTTTATCCAGACCGTCCAGATGATCGCGATCGCGACGATCCTCTCGTCGGTCGTCGCGATCGCGGTGATGGCGTTCTACGCGAACCGGCCGTTCGGTCTGGCTCCAGGGATGGGGCTGAACGCCTTCTTCGCGTTCACGGTCGTCCTCGGGATGGGAATTCCGTGGCAGACGGCGCTCGCCGCGGTGTTCGTCGAGGGGATCATCTTCATCGCCATCACGGCGATCGGCGCGCGCGAGTACGTCATTCGGCTGTTCCCGGAGCCAGTGAAATTCTCCGTCGGTGCCGGTATCGGCGTCTTTCTGCTGTTCATCGGCTTGCAGGAGATGGCGATCGTCACCGCCGACGAGGCGACGCTGGTCGCGCTCGGCCCGATCGCACAGTCGCCGGCGGCCTTGCTCGCAATCGTCGGACTCGTCGGGACGTTCATGCTCTGGGCGCGGGGGATCACGGGGTCGATCATCATCGGGATCGTCGGCACGACCCTGCTCGGGTGGCTCTCCTGGTTCGTCGGCCTCGCGAGCACCGAAGAGGTTGCCCCCGAGGCGCTCGTGAGCGACGGTGAACTGTCGTTCGCCGCGGTCACGTCCCCGCAGTACGACATCACGCCGCTGGTCGGCGCGTTCCTCGAGGGCCTGCGCGACGTCGATCCGCTCACGTTCGCGCTGGTCGTGTTCACGTTCTTCTTCGTGGACTTCTTCGACACTGCGGGGACGCTCATCGGCGTCTCCCAGTTCGGCGACTTCCTCGACGACGACGGCAACCTCCCCGACATGGATCGGCCGCTGATGGCCGACGCGGTCGGGACGACCGTCGGTGCCATCCTCGGCACCTCGACCGTGACGACGTACGTCGAGTCGTCGACCGGCGTCGCGGAGGGCGGCCGGACGGGTCTGACCGCGCTGGTCGTCGGCCTCCTCTTTCTGGTCTCGCTCGTCGCGATCCCGCTGATCGCGCTGATTCCGGCGTACGCGTCGTTTCTCGCGCTCGTGGTCGTCGGCGTGATCATGTTACAGGGCGTCCTCGACGTCGACTGGAACGATCCGGCGTGGGCCGTCTCGGGCGGGCTGACGATCACGATCATGCCGCTTACCTACTCCATCGCGAACGGCCTGGCGGCGGGGATCATCGCGTATCCGCTGATCAAAACCGCGACGGGCGACCTCGAGGACGTACGCCTCGGCCAGTGGCTCATCGCCGTCGCGCTCGTCGGCTACTTCTACGTCTACACGAGCGGGATGCTCGGCTGA
- a CDS encoding potassium channel family protein, whose translation MKFVIVGYGRVGSRTVRILGKEGHEVVVVDNDVDRIDRIETDGFPAVQGDGDDEDVLLEAGIDDADAIGAFTPDLNVNFAACMVGNHYSCRTVLRIDEDYREEIYEKYADEVDEIIYPERLGAAGAKTALLGGDFNVVTDLAANLQLTVLQIKDGSPAVGKRMSELELPDSARVYAHGREYEPLTIPLPGTELAAGDEVAVVAETESVDEVRAALLPANS comes from the coding sequence ATGAAGTTCGTTATCGTGGGTTACGGTCGCGTCGGCTCACGGACGGTCCGCATCCTGGGCAAGGAGGGCCACGAGGTCGTCGTCGTCGACAACGACGTCGACCGCATCGATCGCATCGAGACCGACGGGTTCCCGGCGGTCCAGGGCGACGGAGACGACGAGGACGTCCTCCTCGAGGCGGGAATCGACGACGCGGACGCCATCGGTGCGTTCACGCCCGACCTCAACGTCAACTTCGCCGCCTGCATGGTCGGGAACCACTACAGCTGTCGGACCGTCCTGCGCATCGACGAGGACTACCGCGAGGAGATCTACGAGAAGTACGCCGACGAGGTCGACGAGATCATCTACCCCGAACGGCTGGGTGCGGCGGGCGCGAAGACGGCGCTGCTCGGCGGCGACTTCAACGTCGTCACCGACCTCGCGGCGAACCTGCAACTGACCGTCCTCCAGATCAAAGACGGGTCGCCGGCCGTCGGCAAGCGCATGAGCGAACTCGAGTTGCCAGATTCCGCACGGGTCTACGCGCACGGACGCGAGTACGAACCGCTGACGATCCCGCTGCCGGGAACTGAACTGGCAGCCGGAGACGAGGTCGCGGTCGTCGCCGAGACCGAGAGCGTCGACGAGGTTCGGGCGGCACTGTTACCGGCGAACTCCTGA
- a CDS encoding glutaredoxin family protein, whose translation MSAITLYDLPGCPFCMKVRRKLDELDLEYDVVEVPRVHAERTEVKEVSGQTGVPVIVDEDHGVDGMPESSDIVDYLEETYQ comes from the coding sequence ATGAGCGCGATTACACTCTACGACCTGCCCGGTTGTCCTTTCTGTATGAAAGTGCGCAGGAAACTCGACGAACTCGACCTCGAGTACGACGTCGTCGAGGTACCGCGAGTCCACGCCGAACGCACCGAAGTGAAAGAAGTGAGCGGACAGACCGGCGTGCCGGTCATCGTCGACGAAGACCACGGCGTCGACGGCATGCCCGAGAGTAGCGACATCGTCGACTACCTCGAGGAGACCTACCAGTAG
- a CDS encoding V4R domain-containing protein, whose amino-acid sequence MLDRTGFDGSLEGAEVIGRSPLSYVAAGESVSPMMGKHIGHKLAEYGLDDIEPDEWYPLRGSLAMLFDMREEYGDGSMQNMGQNLPDHVEFPPDISSVEGALGSIDDAYNHNHRGGEIGFYEFHKDGSGEGTMVCENPYPCELDQGLIRGVAQKFADSPVEVEEVSEQCRADGGRRCQYRIEWVEM is encoded by the coding sequence GTGCTGGATCGAACTGGATTCGACGGCTCACTCGAGGGCGCAGAAGTGATCGGACGGAGTCCGCTGTCGTACGTCGCCGCTGGCGAGTCGGTCTCGCCGATGATGGGCAAACACATCGGCCACAAACTCGCGGAGTACGGCCTCGACGACATAGAGCCCGACGAGTGGTATCCGCTCCGTGGCTCCCTTGCGATGCTGTTCGATATGCGCGAGGAGTACGGCGACGGGAGTATGCAGAATATGGGGCAGAACCTTCCCGACCACGTCGAGTTTCCGCCGGACATCTCCAGCGTCGAGGGGGCTCTCGGCTCGATCGACGACGCGTACAACCACAACCATCGCGGCGGCGAGATCGGTTTCTACGAGTTCCACAAAGACGGATCCGGTGAAGGGACGATGGTTTGCGAGAATCCCTATCCGTGCGAACTCGACCAGGGGCTCATCAGAGGCGTCGCACAGAAGTTCGCCGACAGTCCCGTAGAGGTCGAGGAGGTCAGTGAACAGTGTCGAGCCGACGGTGGACGACGCTGTCAGTACCGGATCGAGTGGGTCGAGATGTAG
- a CDS encoding orc1/cdc6 family replication initiation protein — MTLFERSEAIFEDENVLHDDYQPESLEERDAELEQYTAYLQPVINGSQPRNIFLYGKTGVGKTAVTKYLLHHLEEDARQYDDLTVTTVYLNCEDLTSSYRVAVELVNTFRGPSDQISRTGYPLNAVYEKLWTELDRIGGTILIVLDEVDYIGDDDSILYQLPRARSNEKIDRARIGIIGISNDFKYREKLDPRVEDTLCERELHFPPYDATDLQNILEKRAALAFKDDILEGDVVPLCAAFAAQDKGSARQGLDLLLEAGDLARRRNDPVVTEDHVREAKQLLEKQRIEESMKDLTSHGHLTLLAVVTSTVADSSQVPFQKQQLYEQYHDLAVATDRDPLGGRAFHNHLAELSMLGILDRTKRNEGRGGGIYYEYEIDVPIDAALSTLENLHMSGELDLESLRQNAAAQGLL; from the coding sequence ATGACTCTCTTCGAGCGGTCTGAAGCCATCTTCGAGGACGAGAACGTCCTCCACGACGACTATCAGCCCGAGTCGCTCGAGGAACGCGACGCCGAACTCGAGCAGTACACCGCGTATCTTCAGCCCGTCATCAACGGCTCACAGCCACGGAACATCTTTCTCTACGGGAAGACGGGCGTCGGGAAGACGGCCGTCACGAAGTATCTCCTGCACCACCTCGAGGAGGACGCACGACAGTACGACGACCTCACGGTGACGACGGTTTATCTCAACTGCGAGGACCTGACGAGTAGCTATCGGGTGGCCGTCGAACTCGTCAACACCTTCCGTGGGCCATCCGACCAGATCAGCCGCACTGGATACCCGCTGAACGCCGTCTACGAAAAGCTGTGGACGGAACTCGACCGAATCGGTGGGACGATCCTGATCGTCCTGGACGAGGTCGATTACATCGGGGACGACGACTCGATCCTCTACCAGCTGCCACGTGCCCGGAGCAACGAGAAGATCGACCGCGCTCGCATCGGGATCATCGGCATCAGCAACGATTTCAAGTATCGCGAGAAACTCGATCCCCGCGTCGAGGACACCCTCTGTGAACGCGAGCTCCACTTTCCGCCGTACGACGCGACCGACCTCCAGAACATCCTCGAGAAACGCGCCGCGCTGGCGTTCAAAGACGACATCCTCGAGGGCGACGTCGTCCCGCTGTGTGCGGCGTTCGCGGCACAGGACAAGGGAAGTGCCCGTCAGGGACTCGACTTGCTCCTCGAGGCGGGTGATCTGGCCCGGCGACGGAACGATCCGGTCGTGACCGAAGATCACGTCCGCGAGGCGAAGCAGTTGCTCGAAAAACAACGGATCGAGGAGAGCATGAAAGACCTGACCTCACACGGGCATCTCACCCTCCTGGCCGTGGTCACGTCGACTGTCGCCGATTCCTCACAGGTTCCCTTCCAGAAGCAACAACTCTACGAACAGTACCACGACCTCGCGGTCGCGACCGATCGCGACCCACTCGGCGGCAGAGCGTTCCACAACCACCTCGCCGAACTCTCCATGCTCGGCATCCTCGATCGAACGAAACGAAACGAGGGCAGAGGCGGCGGAATCTACTACGAGTACGAAATCGACGTGCCGATCGACGCGGCCCTCTCGACGCTCGAGAACCTGCACATGAGCGGCGAACTTGACCTGGAATCGCTCCGGCAGAACGCGGCAGCGCAGGGTCTGTTGTGA
- a CDS encoding transcriptional regulator has protein sequence MSRSALVGNVTAMLEDAGFTVSDRCAIRPKSFDVAARRGDDLVLVKILGNIDAFNEATGHEMRRLGTYLQATPLVIGLRSRDEDLKPDVVYFRHGVPSLSPDTAYNLFVEGIPPLIYAAPGGLYVNIDGDLLADEREQRDWSLGQLASELGVSRRTVSKYEDGMNASIEVAMALEELFDAPLTSPVDVIDGAEDVHDADPTPDDPEADPDDEEIVTVLTRAGFRVHPTLRSPFKAVSEDEDEKDDVVLTGHSQFTKAAEKRARIMSSIGHVTRTRSVYFVDRAKRESVDGTALVEREELTELHDADELRKVIRERAEREEAA, from the coding sequence ATGTCCCGGTCCGCACTGGTCGGCAACGTCACCGCGATGCTCGAGGACGCGGGCTTTACGGTGAGCGACCGGTGTGCCATCCGACCGAAGAGTTTCGACGTCGCCGCCCGCCGTGGCGACGACCTCGTGCTCGTGAAGATTCTCGGTAACATCGACGCGTTCAACGAGGCGACCGGCCACGAGATGCGTCGACTCGGCACCTACCTCCAGGCGACGCCGCTCGTGATCGGCCTTCGGAGTCGCGACGAGGACCTCAAACCCGACGTCGTCTACTTCCGCCACGGCGTCCCCTCGCTCAGTCCGGACACCGCGTACAACCTGTTCGTCGAGGGTATCCCGCCGCTGATCTACGCCGCACCTGGTGGACTGTACGTCAACATCGACGGTGACTTACTCGCCGACGAGCGCGAGCAACGCGACTGGAGTCTCGGACAGCTCGCGAGCGAACTCGGCGTCTCCCGCCGGACGGTCTCGAAGTACGAAGACGGGATGAACGCCTCCATCGAGGTCGCGATGGCGCTCGAGGAGCTGTTCGACGCGCCGCTGACGAGCCCCGTCGACGTCATCGATGGTGCCGAAGACGTCCACGACGCCGATCCGACGCCCGACGATCCCGAGGCCGATCCCGACGACGAGGAGATCGTCACGGTGCTGACGCGTGCCGGATTCCGCGTCCACCCGACGCTGCGGTCGCCGTTCAAGGCCGTCAGCGAGGACGAAGACGAAAAAGACGACGTCGTCCTCACGGGTCACTCCCAGTTTACGAAAGCCGCGGAAAAGCGCGCCCGGATCATGAGTTCGATCGGCCACGTCACCCGCACCCGGTCGGTCTACTTCGTCGATCGTGCGAAACGCGAGTCGGTCGACGGAACCGCACTCGTCGAACGCGAGGAACTGACCGAACTGCACGACGCCGACGAACTTCGGAAAGTCATTCGGGAGCGCGCCGAGCGAGAAGAGGCAGCCTGA
- the merB gene encoding organomercurial lyase, with the protein MPSPQTNLSEIELPAELGAAFASVSNRQEQPKTVLDALDVIESLVSGGDQLSVEQFYQPMETRHKITFANSSEYVPCVLDALIIAKCAGENVESINSQPPTESSPVEIRYRDGDVVTDPDDFVMSLGLSATDGGDSTIESQNEFCSMGEVDLCGYINAFSSKEEYTHWQVALTNGVVMMLNGQTAINLAAAAASRWQFDSSL; encoded by the coding sequence GTGCCATCCCCTCAAACCAATCTCTCCGAGATAGAACTCCCAGCCGAGCTTGGTGCTGCGTTTGCAAGTGTCTCTAATAGACAAGAACAGCCAAAAACAGTTCTAGACGCGCTTGACGTGATCGAATCACTCGTTTCTGGGGGAGACCAACTCTCGGTTGAACAGTTCTATCAACCAATGGAAACGAGACATAAAATTACGTTCGCAAATAGTTCTGAATACGTCCCATGTGTGCTCGATGCATTGATTATCGCGAAATGTGCTGGCGAAAATGTTGAGTCGATCAACTCACAACCTCCTACTGAGTCGAGCCCGGTTGAAATTCGGTATCGGGACGGTGACGTCGTGACGGATCCAGACGACTTCGTTATGTCGCTGGGATTGTCGGCAACTGACGGAGGAGATTCTACTATTGAGTCTCAGAATGAATTCTGTTCGATGGGGGAAGTTGACTTGTGTGGGTACATCAATGCTTTCTCATCAAAGGAGGAGTACACACACTGGCAAGTAGCTCTTACAAATGGGGTCGTAATGATGCTCAACGGACAGACGGCAATCAACCTCGCTGCGGCGGCCGCATCGCGGTGGCAGTTCGATTCTTCACTATAG
- a CDS encoding aldehyde dehydrogenase family protein translates to MTSFETGSLEEEAIDELDIAPADGWNALYLDGEWVPAGDRDGIDVENPATRRTLTSVPSATEADVDEAFAIAKSAQEDWAERPPQERAAVVSRVRDLVGEYADDLETLFAVECGGVELKAAFETELTQGTMEVGAGLAMRDGGRRTESVTPGKENLLVREPAGVVGVITPWNFPLYLTSRVVAPAIALGNSVVLKPDENTPLTGGLVLASLFEEAGLPDGVLNVVPGYGDEIGDHFSAHPTPSVMSFTGSSEVGRRVGQRAVGQFTEPALELGGNNAHVVLSDADLERAVDAGAFGSFTHQGQECISINRHLVHESLYDEYVAALAERAEELPIGDPREEGVLVGPVVNESQRDKIVGLIEETVEAGATVEVGATVEAGGDHDGLFVEPTVLSGVTNDMPIAANEHFGPVAPVIPFETDEEAVELANDTEYGLSGSVHSADVSRARDVADAMETGMVHINDQPLNDEPHVAFGGVGASGMGRYNDEWILDTLTTLKWISVQREPREYPY, encoded by the coding sequence ATGACTAGCTTCGAAACGGGTTCTCTCGAAGAGGAGGCGATCGACGAACTCGACATCGCGCCGGCAGATGGGTGGAACGCGCTCTATCTCGACGGCGAGTGGGTACCCGCCGGTGATCGCGACGGGATCGACGTCGAAAACCCCGCGACGCGGCGGACGTTGACGTCGGTCCCGTCGGCCACCGAAGCCGACGTGGACGAGGCGTTTGCGATCGCAAAGAGTGCTCAGGAAGACTGGGCGGAACGTCCACCGCAAGAGCGCGCGGCAGTCGTCTCTCGTGTCCGTGACCTGGTCGGTGAGTACGCCGACGACCTCGAGACGCTGTTCGCCGTCGAGTGTGGGGGTGTCGAGCTCAAAGCCGCCTTCGAGACCGAACTCACACAAGGGACGATGGAAGTCGGTGCGGGACTGGCGATGCGCGACGGCGGCCGGCGGACGGAGTCGGTCACGCCCGGCAAAGAGAACCTGCTCGTACGCGAGCCAGCGGGGGTCGTCGGGGTCATTACCCCGTGGAACTTCCCGCTGTATCTCACCAGTCGCGTCGTCGCTCCCGCGATCGCGCTGGGTAACAGTGTGGTACTCAAACCCGACGAGAACACCCCGCTGACGGGCGGGCTCGTGCTCGCGTCGCTGTTCGAGGAAGCCGGCCTCCCGGACGGCGTGTTGAACGTCGTCCCCGGCTACGGCGACGAGATCGGCGACCACTTCTCGGCACATCCGACGCCGTCGGTGATGTCGTTTACCGGCTCCTCCGAGGTCGGGCGACGAGTCGGTCAGCGGGCCGTCGGCCAGTTCACGGAACCGGCACTGGAACTGGGCGGGAACAACGCCCACGTCGTGCTATCGGACGCAGACCTGGAACGGGCGGTCGACGCCGGTGCGTTCGGCTCGTTCACCCACCAGGGCCAGGAGTGCATCTCGATCAACCGGCACCTCGTCCACGAGTCGCTGTACGACGAGTACGTCGCGGCACTCGCAGAGCGAGCCGAAGAACTCCCCATCGGCGATCCGCGCGAGGAGGGCGTCCTCGTCGGACCGGTCGTCAACGAATCCCAGCGTGACAAGATCGTCGGCCTGATCGAGGAGACCGTCGAAGCCGGCGCGACCGTCGAAGTCGGCGCGACCGTCGAAGCCGGCGGCGATCACGATGGCCTGTTCGTCGAGCCGACGGTGCTGTCGGGAGTGACGAACGACATGCCGATCGCAGCCAACGAGCACTTCGGTCCGGTCGCACCGGTCATCCCCTTCGAGACGGACGAGGAAGCTGTGGAGCTCGCAAACGACACCGAGTACGGCCTGTCCGGCTCGGTCCATTCGGCCGACGTATCCCGTGCGCGAGACGTGGCCGACGCGATGGAAACCGGAATGGTCCACATCAACGACCAACCGCTGAACGACGAACCGCACGTCGCGTTCGGCGGCGTCGGCGCGTCAGGAATGGGTCGGTACAACGACGAGTGGATCCTGGACACGCTGACGACCTTGAAGTGGATCTCCGTCCAGCGCGAGCCTCGAGAGTATCCGTACTGA